From a single Streptomyces sp. NBC_00377 genomic region:
- a CDS encoding FUSC family protein produces the protein MVARKLALLWDRFAAFDPGLMRLASALRAVLGAAASLTVLTALRQSDTSLLVGGFTAMVTSLAVSDLHPRNQLITLGLGAPLFLAALAAGAVLTPYPVAAGIVFLLLIYIAVHVRRYGARGQGVGIFGFMGFFLAQFTGARAVQLPPMGAAVLVAFGAVVAVCYCPGFMTASRVLARLLRTFDVRLRDVLRDTASLLAAGQDTDALSLSLERRLDRLHAAVLLIEDFLGERAVDEATNGQILRQISRAEVAAQRLTVLAVRAARTPVAADDLAEPAARHELAAQIRVLGHQLTPGTATALRQRQQEREREEAPAVLPATSAPLQDCLQAVDELAAAVRLLGPHVSSPTATGAAPHEPATPRTRALRVRRYREADSEDRKHGPTRQALQVTAASALSILGGHLLSPDHWYWAVMATWVVFINTESTGEVLLQSVRRLAGTVLGAVFGYGLATLVGPYGPLLLALLLVCMFGIFYTPSDAYWAVTFFITGGLSMLLALLDTFSTDVLVLRVQETALGVSCGVLATVVVLPLTVRRASDEELVHFLLVLRRLLYATTQSLSTDPTTSLIRAAHELDQALESFRKACLPLTHPLNPQRGRRDRARHLLELMEAGAYHARSLAAVAGRLPQDDDEYATRVAAAADRTQERMTHLIRLASRRPGTASPSARPKVTRALSLLSDEPRMRRGRLSPQQRLLLHIDRLDMSLIALTQASDPAAPAAEHTASSSAGGEVPSLPSPAADVAAPISWTAAHTRPSVRICPADHAVGAADTANSPGRAAAC, from the coding sequence ATGGTGGCAAGGAAGCTGGCGTTGCTCTGGGACCGCTTCGCCGCCTTCGATCCCGGGCTGATGCGTCTGGCCTCCGCGCTGCGCGCCGTCCTCGGTGCCGCGGCGTCCCTGACTGTCCTGACGGCCCTGCGACAGTCGGACACGTCGTTGCTGGTCGGCGGGTTCACCGCGATGGTGACCTCGCTGGCCGTCAGCGACCTGCACCCACGCAACCAGCTCATCACGCTGGGACTCGGGGCTCCGCTCTTTCTCGCGGCCCTGGCCGCAGGAGCCGTGCTAACGCCGTACCCGGTCGCGGCGGGGATCGTGTTCCTGCTTCTGATCTACATCGCGGTCCACGTCCGCCGGTACGGCGCCAGAGGCCAGGGCGTGGGCATCTTCGGCTTCATGGGCTTCTTCCTGGCGCAGTTCACCGGGGCACGAGCGGTCCAGCTGCCGCCGATGGGTGCGGCTGTCCTCGTCGCGTTCGGTGCCGTCGTGGCGGTTTGCTATTGCCCGGGATTCATGACGGCGTCCCGTGTCCTCGCCCGGCTGCTGCGCACCTTCGACGTGCGGCTGCGCGACGTCCTGCGGGACACGGCCTCTCTGCTTGCCGCCGGGCAGGACACCGACGCACTGAGTCTGTCGTTGGAGCGCCGTCTGGACAGGCTGCACGCGGCCGTGCTCCTGATCGAGGACTTTCTCGGTGAGCGCGCGGTCGACGAGGCCACCAACGGCCAGATCCTGCGGCAAATCTCACGCGCGGAGGTGGCTGCGCAGCGGCTCACCGTACTCGCGGTCCGTGCGGCCCGTACACCAGTGGCCGCCGACGATCTCGCGGAGCCGGCCGCACGGCACGAGCTCGCGGCACAGATCCGAGTTCTCGGCCACCAGCTCACCCCGGGAACCGCTACCGCCCTCCGGCAGCGGCAGCAAGAACGGGAACGGGAAGAGGCCCCGGCGGTCCTGCCAGCCACATCCGCGCCGTTGCAGGACTGTCTCCAAGCAGTCGACGAACTCGCCGCAGCCGTGCGCCTTCTCGGTCCGCACGTCAGCTCCCCGACGGCGACCGGGGCGGCTCCACACGAGCCCGCCACACCGCGGACACGGGCTCTCAGAGTCAGACGGTACCGCGAAGCGGACTCCGAAGACCGCAAGCACGGACCGACCCGGCAGGCCCTCCAGGTGACCGCCGCCTCCGCGCTGTCCATCCTCGGCGGTCACCTGTTGTCCCCAGACCACTGGTACTGGGCCGTCATGGCCACCTGGGTCGTGTTCATCAACACCGAGAGCACCGGCGAAGTCCTGCTGCAAAGCGTGCGCCGGCTGGCGGGCACAGTCCTCGGCGCGGTGTTCGGCTACGGCCTCGCCACCCTGGTCGGACCGTACGGCCCGCTGCTCCTGGCCCTGCTGCTGGTGTGCATGTTCGGGATCTTCTACACCCCGTCCGACGCCTACTGGGCGGTGACGTTCTTCATCACCGGCGGGCTGAGCATGCTGCTCGCGCTCCTGGACACCTTCTCGACGGACGTGCTCGTCCTGCGCGTGCAGGAGACCGCGCTGGGAGTCTCCTGCGGCGTCCTAGCCACCGTAGTGGTGCTGCCCCTCACGGTCCGCCGGGCCAGCGACGAGGAACTGGTCCACTTCCTGCTGGTCCTCAGACGCCTCCTGTACGCGACGACGCAGAGCCTGAGCACCGACCCCACGACGAGCCTGATACGCGCGGCCCATGAACTCGACCAGGCACTGGAGTCCTTCCGTAAAGCCTGTCTGCCGCTCACCCACCCGCTCAATCCCCAGCGCGGCCGTCGTGATCGCGCCCGCCACCTGCTGGAACTGATGGAAGCCGGGGCCTACCACGCACGGAGTCTGGCCGCCGTGGCCGGGCGCCTCCCGCAGGACGACGACGAGTACGCCACCCGCGTCGCTGCGGCCGCCGACCGCACGCAGGAGAGGATGACGCACCTGATTCGCCTCGCGAGTCGTCGGCCGGGCACCGCCTCCCCGTCGGCACGCCCCAAGGTCACCAGAGCACTGTCCCTGCTCTCCGACGAACCGCGTATGCGTCGCGGCCGACTGTCGCCGCAGCAGCGCCTGCTGCTCCACATCGACCGTCTCGACATGAGCCTGATCGCGCTCACGCAGGCCTCGGACCCGGCCGCGCCGGCTGCCGAACACACCGCGTCCTCCTCGGCAGGCGGTGAGGTCCCCTCGCTGCCCAGCCCGGCCGCGGACGTTGCCGCGCCGATCTCATGGACCGCTGCGCACACTCGCCCGTCGGTCAGGATCTGCCCGGCCGATCATGCAGTGGGCGCCGCGGACACCGCGAACAGCCCGGGACGAGCAGCCGCCTGCTGA
- a CDS encoding MBL fold metallo-hydrolase: MDSVNPSRSLSRRGFVGATAGIGAAGLLGSPLAQSANASAAALPKSESRTRVETIQLGKVTVTRVVEFSGPVGLTSRQFFPDSPKELWEENKDWLSPDFWKPSTDMVNSALQTWVLRSEGRTILIDTGAGNDKFRPYAKQWQYMDTDFLRRLSRAGVRPQDVDVVVNTHLHNDHVGWNTRREDRDWVPTFPNATYLIPKIEFDFWNPEGPVRPKYWQGNQNVWEDSVLPVHEAGLAKLWEGSYTLDSSLKLNLAAGHTPGSSVIRLESGRDRAVFIGDLLHTPLQLEHPEFNSCFEEDEKQALATRRRELEWAADHKALILPAHLPGHGAAEVERSGSNFKIKDWAGFSRS, from the coding sequence ATGGACAGCGTAAATCCTTCACGTTCCCTGAGTCGGCGCGGCTTTGTCGGAGCCACGGCGGGCATCGGCGCGGCCGGGCTGCTGGGCAGCCCGTTGGCTCAGTCGGCCAACGCCTCCGCCGCGGCCCTTCCCAAGTCAGAGAGCCGGACACGCGTCGAGACGATCCAGCTGGGCAAGGTCACCGTCACACGCGTCGTGGAGTTCAGCGGACCGGTCGGCCTGACGTCACGACAGTTCTTCCCGGACAGTCCGAAGGAACTGTGGGAGGAGAACAAGGACTGGCTGAGCCCGGACTTCTGGAAGCCGAGCACCGACATGGTCAACTCCGCCCTGCAGACCTGGGTCCTGCGCAGCGAGGGCAGGACGATCCTGATCGATACCGGCGCCGGCAACGACAAGTTCCGTCCGTACGCCAAGCAGTGGCAGTACATGGACACGGACTTCCTGCGCCGTCTGTCCCGCGCGGGAGTCAGGCCGCAGGACGTCGACGTCGTCGTCAACACGCACCTGCACAACGACCACGTCGGCTGGAACACCCGACGTGAGGACCGTGACTGGGTGCCCACCTTCCCCAACGCCACCTACCTGATCCCGAAGATCGAATTTGACTTCTGGAACCCTGAGGGCCCTGTGCGGCCGAAGTACTGGCAGGGGAACCAGAACGTCTGGGAGGACAGCGTGCTTCCGGTGCACGAGGCGGGATTGGCGAAGCTGTGGGAGGGCTCGTACACCCTCGACTCCAGCCTGAAGTTGAACCTCGCCGCCGGGCACACTCCCGGCTCGTCCGTGATCCGGCTGGAGTCGGGACGCGACAGAGCGGTATTCATCGGCGACCTGCTCCACACACCGCTGCAGCTCGAACACCCCGAGTTCAACAGTTGCTTCGAGGAAGACGAGAAGCAGGCACTCGCGACCCGGCGCCGCGAACTGGAGTGGGCCGCCGACCACAAGGCCCTCATCCTGCCCGCGCACCTTCCCGGCCATGGCGCTGCCGAGGTGGAGCGCAGCGGCAGCAACTTCAAGATCAAGGACTGGGCGGGTTTCAGCCGCAGCTGA